A section of the Desulfotignum balticum DSM 7044 genome encodes:
- a CDS encoding cation diffusion facilitator family transporter has protein sequence MRAETNTRKNIEKITWIGLVANVALAVIKLIIGVAGSSQAVVADALHSFSDTASDLVILFGVRYWTAPPDDCHPFGHQKIESFVTIVISLILLGVAAGIGYNAIVSLMHPVTPRLSPIVLAAPLLSLVVKEILYRITFTAGVTNRSSSLKANAWHHRTDALSSIPVLVAVTAGLISPKLAFLDPVAAILVSVFIIKVGIDILGDSLAELTDKGMSPKDRIEIQALIQRIPHVQGTHRIRSRKIGGSFYMDLHLEVEGQMSVRQGHEISETARQTLMARYPKVIDVMVHLEPADENPGIKPG, from the coding sequence ATGCGTGCTGAAACCAATACCAGAAAAAATATTGAAAAAATCACCTGGATCGGTCTGGTTGCCAATGTGGCACTGGCCGTGATCAAACTGATCATCGGCGTGGCCGGCAGCAGCCAGGCCGTGGTAGCGGATGCGCTACACAGTTTTTCGGACACGGCATCCGATCTGGTGATCCTGTTCGGGGTCCGTTACTGGACGGCACCGCCGGATGACTGTCATCCCTTCGGTCACCAGAAAATCGAATCTTTTGTCACCATTGTCATCAGCCTGATCCTTTTAGGGGTGGCTGCCGGCATCGGATATAACGCCATTGTTTCTCTGATGCATCCCGTCACCCCCCGGCTGAGCCCCATTGTTCTTGCCGCACCGCTGCTGTCTCTGGTGGTCAAGGAAATTCTGTACCGCATCACATTTACCGCCGGTGTGACAAACCGGTCCTCCTCGTTAAAAGCCAATGCCTGGCACCACCGCACGGATGCCCTGTCCTCCATTCCCGTGCTGGTGGCCGTGACTGCCGGACTCATCTCACCGAAACTGGCGTTTCTGGACCCGGTGGCAGCCATCCTGGTATCTGTCTTTATCATCAAGGTGGGAATCGATATTTTAGGCGACAGCCTGGCCGAGCTTACAGACAAGGGCATGTCCCCGAAAGACCGGATTGAGATTCAGGCCCTGATCCAGAGGATTCCCCATGTTCAGGGCACACATCGGATCCGGTCCCGAAAAATCGGCGGATCTTTTTATATGGACCTTCATCTGGAGGTGGAGGGACAGATGAGTGTGCGCCAGGGCCATGAGATTTCCGAAACCGCTAGGCAAACCCTGATGGCCCGGTACCCCAAAGTCATTGATGTGATGGTCCACCTGGAACCGGCAGATGAAAATCCGGGAATAAAACCGGGGTAA
- a CDS encoding sigma-70 family RNA polymerase sigma factor yields MKSETNKTNHRFKTLAYPHMSLVYNVALKYTGNAFDAHDLVQETYLMAFKYFYQLKDPDRIKPWLLKILRNNFLKTCRTNTEKHQQQQTDYIEHLKSCVEKIDTDDRLALAADTRLVNQAIDALPVKFKDVLTLYYMQDMPYKEIAAALDIPMGTVMSRLNRARERLKTILLDQLQDRRHIFQIHLETEST; encoded by the coding sequence ATGAAATCTGAAACAAATAAAACCAACCACCGGTTTAAAACGCTGGCATATCCGCATATGTCACTGGTGTATAACGTGGCTCTCAAATATACCGGCAATGCGTTTGATGCCCATGACCTTGTTCAGGAAACCTATCTGATGGCTTTTAAATATTTTTATCAACTCAAGGATCCGGACCGGATCAAACCCTGGCTGCTGAAAATTCTGCGCAACAATTTTCTGAAAACATGCCGGACAAATACTGAGAAACACCAGCAGCAACAAACCGATTACATTGAGCATCTCAAATCCTGTGTGGAAAAAATCGATACAGACGACCGGCTGGCCCTGGCCGCAGACACCCGGCTGGTGAATCAGGCCATTGATGCGCTGCCGGTGAAATTCAAAGACGTCTTGACCCTGTATTACATGCAAGATATGCCGTACAAAGAGATCGCCGCTGCCCTGGATATCCCCATGGGCACGGTGATGTCCCGGCTGAACCGGGCCAGGGAACGGTTGAAAACCATACTGCTCGACCAGTTGCAGGACCGCCGGCACATCTTTCAGATCCATCTTGAAACGGAATCGACCTGA
- a CDS encoding DUF58 domain-containing protein has translation MMIHKKHLSIRPTRHGLLFLIILGAMMAGSINYNNNAGFILVFLLGGMALISLFYSLKNLTGLSLFFVSASPVFAGRTARFTFQVQANGMERAGVTLALPEQADILETSLLKNETKTVHLPLKTAARGVFTPGSLTVSSVFPFGFFCLTTRISLPMTCLVYPSPADGPVRPVKGGGDLDGTAASRFSGPDDFQGLSLYQPGHDVGRIAWKAVSKGQGVFVKDFTAGAGGFMMLDFDAIASTDTEFKLSRLCRMVLSADRNKTPYGLKLPDRLIPPAQGPGHKHQCLRALALYGKKDSLS, from the coding sequence ATGATGATACACAAAAAACACCTTTCCATCCGCCCCACCCGGCACGGACTGCTGTTTTTGATTATCCTGGGAGCCATGATGGCCGGTTCAATCAACTACAACAACAATGCCGGATTTATCCTGGTTTTCCTTCTGGGCGGCATGGCGTTGATCTCTTTGTTCTACTCCCTGAAAAACCTGACCGGACTGAGCCTTTTTTTTGTTTCCGCATCCCCGGTATTTGCCGGCCGCACCGCCCGGTTCACTTTTCAGGTGCAGGCAAACGGCATGGAACGGGCAGGGGTGACCCTGGCCCTGCCGGAACAGGCAGACATTCTGGAAACAAGCCTGTTGAAAAATGAAACCAAAACCGTGCACCTGCCTTTAAAAACAGCCGCACGGGGCGTTTTCACCCCCGGTTCCCTGACGGTGTCCTCGGTGTTTCCCTTTGGTTTTTTCTGCCTCACCACCCGGATATCCCTGCCCATGACCTGCCTGGTGTATCCATCTCCCGCAGACGGGCCTGTCAGACCGGTCAAGGGAGGCGGTGATCTTGATGGAACCGCTGCTTCCCGGTTTTCAGGGCCGGATGATTTCCAGGGCCTGTCTTTGTATCAGCCCGGCCATGATGTGGGGCGTATCGCCTGGAAAGCGGTTTCCAAAGGTCAGGGGGTCTTTGTCAAGGATTTTACGGCCGGGGCCGGCGGATTCATGATGCTGGATTTCGATGCCATTGCTTCCACAGATACGGAATTCAAACTGTCCCGGCTGTGCCGCATGGTGCTTTCAGCGGACCGCAACAAAACCCCCTATGGGCTGAAACTGCCGGACCGGCTGATCCCTCCGGCCCAGGGGCCGGGACACAAACATCAGTGCCTCAGGGCCCTGGCCCTGTATGGAAAAAAGGATTCTTTGTCTTGA
- the mutY gene encoding A/G-specific adenine glycosylase, whose product MTPTRKKKSVLRKQGGHNQASFSIPRAEQGQIQQYLMHWYQAHHRQLPWRDIIDPYRIWVSEVMLQQTQVKTVVPYFHKFLAAFPTLKDLADADPGRVLKLWEGLGYYARARNLHKAAQQLVSLSDGRIPDRFSDFKALPGVGDYIASAVLSIAFGKAHAVVDGNVKRVLSRLFCLDVPVNHSSAHGTFKPVAEALLDRTDPGGFNQAVMELGALICTPTSPDCTACPLKVMCCAEAESRIKEFPVRLARKKTPCFHISTGIVIKNNKLLITQRNPDGLLGGLWEFPGGKVEKNETAKDACIREIKEETGLTVRVSSFLTRIKHAYTHFKIEMDVFYCDYISGDVALNGPVDFQWICLQEIDGFAFPGANLKFIELLDQNPAL is encoded by the coding sequence ATGACACCGACCCGCAAAAAAAAATCCGTGCTCAGAAAACAAGGGGGTCACAATCAGGCATCCTTTTCAATCCCCCGGGCAGAACAGGGACAGATTCAACAATATCTGATGCACTGGTACCAGGCCCATCACCGGCAACTTCCCTGGCGGGACATCATTGACCCTTACCGCATCTGGGTATCTGAAGTCATGCTCCAGCAGACCCAGGTCAAAACCGTGGTACCTTATTTCCACAAATTTCTGGCAGCGTTCCCCACCCTCAAAGATCTGGCTGACGCCGATCCGGGCCGGGTGCTCAAACTCTGGGAAGGACTGGGATATTATGCCCGGGCCAGAAACCTGCACAAGGCGGCTCAGCAACTGGTTTCTCTTTCAGACGGCCGCATTCCGGACCGGTTTTCCGATTTCAAAGCCCTGCCCGGGGTGGGGGATTATATTGCATCCGCCGTATTGAGCATTGCCTTTGGAAAGGCCCATGCCGTGGTGGACGGCAATGTCAAGCGGGTTCTGTCCCGGTTGTTCTGCCTGGATGTGCCCGTGAACCATTCCTCGGCCCATGGAACGTTCAAACCCGTGGCTGAAGCACTTTTGGACCGGACAGATCCCGGCGGTTTCAACCAGGCGGTCATGGAACTGGGGGCGTTGATCTGCACCCCGACATCCCCGGACTGCACGGCCTGCCCTTTAAAAGTTATGTGCTGCGCTGAGGCCGAATCCCGGATCAAAGAATTTCCGGTGCGGCTGGCACGCAAAAAAACGCCCTGTTTTCATATCAGTACCGGCATTGTCATAAAAAACAATAAACTGCTGATCACCCAGAGAAACCCGGACGGGCTTTTAGGCGGGCTGTGGGAGTTTCCCGGCGGCAAGGTGGAAAAAAATGAAACCGCGAAAGATGCCTGTATCCGGGAGATCAAAGAGGAAACCGGGCTCACGGTCCGGGTGTCTTCTTTTCTGACCCGAATCAAGCATGCATATACCCATTTTAAGATTGAAATGGATGTGTTTTACTGTGATTATATATCCGGGGATGTGGCCTTGAACGGCCCCGTGGATTTTCAGTGGATCTGTTTGCAGGAAATCGATGGGTTTGCTTTTCCCGGGGCCAACCTTAAATTTATTGAATTGCTTGACCAAAACCCGGCACTATAG
- a CDS encoding transglutaminase TgpA family protein encodes MKHPDGHVVPVISALAVAMAPHAPGLPVWIIAWCVFMWLYMLMQLKTGWPVPGPVFRHVLAFAGIIGLLATFRVQIGADAFVGLMAVMAGIKPFEMATHRHRMITVLLTYFIIITSLFRSESLWTVLYMFVSVFVTTLALVRINHPRGRFRPGITLTARIMAQAVPLMILLFLLFPRLQQGLFSVETPGSGQSGFAEILSPGSISRMARDPSVAFRADFDGTLPQTRGLYWRGIVFDRFNGVQWHPADRPSFVHSRQRDLTGSVTYTIVLEPHKSRWLFALDRPVDAPPGARLTTDQTLFAGRPVTRRRVYQAISMMDTALKKKEPVPSPVALGTDNNPDTRSLARSLAKGLSDPREKLDRMLNFFKEKHFTYTLTPPLAKAHPVDDFVLKTRQGYCEHYAGALAFMMNVLNVPARVVGGYLGGELNPYGDYITVRQSSAHAWVEVFMPDKGWVRVDPTLVVAPQRLEQNPDGSFLNSSGTGAIPVHKRLAFMLEAANLKWEAWFTGYSFAAQKDLMAQLGVDTARGQWKTILLLVSLTLLVLALFLRFFLHRLRPEKKDPAAEAYTLFCKRLARIGLVRPLNLGPVDFLNQIKVLRPDLAPSAQTITDLYVQIRFGKTHSNALTKQLITHVRQFKPSGRAKTPSHKWNSH; translated from the coding sequence TTGAAACACCCGGACGGCCATGTGGTTCCCGTTATCAGTGCGCTGGCAGTGGCCATGGCCCCCCATGCCCCTGGGTTGCCCGTGTGGATCATTGCCTGGTGTGTTTTCATGTGGCTGTACATGCTGATGCAGCTTAAAACCGGATGGCCTGTTCCCGGCCCTGTGTTTCGCCATGTACTGGCCTTTGCCGGCATCATCGGACTTCTGGCCACCTTCCGGGTACAGATCGGGGCCGATGCCTTTGTGGGGCTCATGGCGGTGATGGCGGGCATCAAACCCTTTGAAATGGCCACCCACCGACACCGGATGATCACGGTGCTGCTCACTTATTTTATCATCATCACCAGCCTGTTTCGATCCGAGTCCCTGTGGACCGTGCTGTACATGTTTGTGAGTGTCTTTGTCACCACCCTGGCACTGGTGCGCATCAACCACCCCCGGGGCCGGTTCCGGCCCGGCATCACGCTGACGGCCCGGATCATGGCCCAGGCCGTCCCGCTGATGATTCTGCTGTTTCTTTTGTTTCCCCGGCTTCAGCAGGGCCTGTTTTCCGTGGAAACCCCAGGTTCGGGCCAGTCCGGGTTTGCAGAAATTCTGAGCCCGGGCAGCATCTCCCGCATGGCCCGGGATCCGTCCGTGGCCTTTCGGGCGGATTTTGACGGGACCTTACCCCAGACCCGGGGTCTGTACTGGCGGGGCATTGTGTTCGACCGGTTCAACGGGGTCCAGTGGCATCCGGCAGACCGCCCGTCTTTTGTCCATTCCAGGCAGCGCGATCTGACCGGTTCGGTCACATACACCATTGTTTTAGAGCCCCATAAAAGCCGGTGGCTGTTTGCCCTGGACCGGCCAGTGGACGCGCCTCCCGGTGCCCGTTTGACCACGGATCAGACCCTTTTTGCCGGACGGCCCGTGACCCGCCGGCGTGTGTATCAGGCAATTTCCATGATGGATACGGCCCTGAAAAAAAAGGAACCCGTTCCGTCACCCGTGGCTTTAGGGACTGACAACAATCCGGATACCCGGTCTTTGGCCCGGTCTCTGGCAAAAGGCCTTTCAGATCCCCGGGAAAAACTGGACCGGATGCTGAATTTTTTCAAAGAAAAGCATTTCACCTATACACTGACCCCGCCTTTGGCCAAGGCCCATCCTGTGGATGATTTTGTGCTCAAAACCCGGCAGGGGTATTGTGAACATTATGCCGGTGCCCTGGCGTTCATGATGAATGTGCTGAATGTACCGGCCCGGGTGGTGGGGGGATATCTGGGCGGAGAACTCAATCCTTATGGCGATTATATCACGGTCCGCCAGTCCTCAGCCCACGCCTGGGTGGAAGTGTTCATGCCGGATAAAGGGTGGGTCCGGGTGGATCCCACCCTGGTGGTGGCACCCCAACGCCTGGAACAGAATCCGGACGGCTCTTTTCTCAATTCTTCAGGTACCGGCGCCATCCCGGTCCACAAACGACTGGCCTTTATGCTGGAAGCGGCAAATCTGAAATGGGAAGCCTGGTTCACGGGATATTCCTTTGCGGCCCAGAAAGATTTGATGGCGCAGCTGGGGGTGGACACGGCCCGGGGGCAATGGAAAACGATTCTTTTGCTTGTAAGCCTGACCCTGCTGGTTCTGGCCCTTTTTCTCCGATTTTTTCTGCACCGGCTTCGCCCGGAAAAAAAAGACCCGGCCGCAGAGGCATATACCCTTTTCTGCAAACGTCTGGCGCGGATCGGCCTGGTTCGGCCACTGAATCTCGGGCCTGTGGATTTTCTGAATCAAATCAAAGTCCTGCGGCCGGATCTGGCACCCAGCGCCCAAACCATCACAGACCTGTATGTTCAGATCCGGTTTGGCAAAACCCATTCCAACGCCCTGACAAAACAACTGATCACCCATGTCCGGCAGTTCAAGCCGTCCGGCCGGGCCAAAACACCTTCCCACAAATGGAACAGCCATTGA
- a CDS encoding AAA family ATPase: MKQRTDPMMIPEFEKIVRQVGSVVLGKEPQIRLALACLFAKGHLLIEDLPGIGKTTLAKVLARCMGLKFQRMQFTSDLLPGDILGMSVFDSHTATFTFHPGPIFTQVFLADEINRATPKSQSALLEAMEEEQVTIEGETRSLEAPFFVIATQNPIEQAGTFALPESQMDRFLMRIHLGYPDRAAEKQILTGTGAEPALAAVTPFMDKTEVLKIQKAVEQVHVSDTFLTYLQDILAFTRTSGKFQVGLSPRAGLSLSRAARAWAYLHGRDHTLPEDLQQILPWVAGHRLRSSRDLIEFSQDPLMDLFSTVPVPV, from the coding sequence ATGAAACAGCGCACAGACCCCATGATGATTCCGGAATTTGAAAAAATCGTCCGCCAGGTGGGTTCGGTGGTGCTGGGCAAAGAACCTCAGATCCGCCTGGCCCTGGCCTGTCTTTTTGCCAAAGGTCATCTGCTCATCGAAGATCTGCCCGGCATCGGTAAAACCACGCTGGCTAAAGTGCTGGCCCGGTGCATGGGACTGAAATTTCAGCGCATGCAGTTTACTTCAGATCTGTTGCCCGGGGATATTCTGGGCATGTCGGTCTTTGATTCGCATACGGCCACGTTCACCTTTCATCCCGGTCCCATTTTCACCCAGGTGTTTTTAGCCGATGAAATCAACCGGGCCACGCCCAAAAGCCAGAGCGCCCTGCTGGAAGCCATGGAAGAGGAGCAGGTAACCATTGAAGGGGAAACCCGGTCCCTGGAAGCCCCTTTTTTTGTCATCGCCACCCAGAACCCCATAGAACAGGCCGGCACCTTTGCCTTGCCCGAGTCCCAGATGGACCGGTTTCTCATGCGCATCCACTTAGGATACCCGGACCGGGCCGCCGAAAAACAGATTCTGACCGGCACGGGGGCGGAACCGGCCCTGGCGGCCGTTACCCCTTTTATGGATAAAACCGAAGTGCTCAAGATCCAAAAGGCCGTGGAACAAGTCCATGTGTCAGACACGTTTTTGACCTATCTCCAGGATATTCTGGCGTTCACCCGCACATCCGGAAAGTTTCAGGTGGGGCTGTCTCCCCGGGCCGGGCTGTCTCTGTCCCGGGCGGCCCGGGCCTGGGCGTATCTTCATGGCCGGGACCATACCCTGCCCGAAGACCTTCAGCAGATCCTGCCCTGGGTGGCCGGACACCGCTTGAGATCCAGCCGGGACCTGATTGAATTTTCCCAAGACCCGCTTATGGATCTGTTCAGCACCGTACCGGTCCCTGTGTGA
- a CDS encoding MOSC domain-containing protein, with amino-acid sequence MKIVSIAVSKKKGTVKQCVDQAELLENHGIQGDAHAGDWHRQLSFLASESIDAASTPEFVLTFGDFAENIATTGIDWKSQTIGQKVRLGDTALVEITQIGKQCHKKCAIYYRTGDCIMPKQGVFAKILTGGTIRVGDEINLME; translated from the coding sequence GTGAAAATTGTTTCCATTGCCGTCAGCAAAAAAAAAGGTACGGTCAAACAATGTGTCGACCAGGCAGAACTTCTGGAAAACCACGGCATCCAGGGGGATGCCCATGCCGGGGACTGGCACCGGCAGCTCAGTTTTCTGGCGTCTGAAAGCATTGATGCCGCCAGCACCCCGGAATTTGTCCTGACTTTCGGGGATTTTGCCGAAAACATCGCCACCACCGGTATTGACTGGAAATCCCAGACAATCGGGCAAAAAGTCCGCTTAGGGGACACGGCCCTGGTAGAGATCACCCAGATCGGCAAACAATGCCATAAAAAATGCGCCATCTATTACCGCACCGGCGACTGCATCATGCCTAAACAAGGCGTGTTTGCAAAAATTCTGACCGGCGGCACCATCCGCGTGGGCGATGAGATCAATCTTATGGAATGA